Genomic segment of Mucilaginibacter sabulilitoris:
CGAAAATATATTTAAATTTATACGGATTGATTACGTAAGGAGATTTAACTATTTAGACCATCCGAATGTACCAAGTTCAGGTATCCGTGTAAGGGTTAAATTTGATTTTTAACTTTGTATATCATAATAATTACAAAAAATGGAACAGCAAACATCAATAAGGACAAACCTCCAGTTAGGTATTTACAAGGTTATTGATCCCTTTGTAAAAATTCTTATCAAAGTTGGTTTAACCCCCAACGCGGTTACATCAATTGGTTTTGTATTAAATGTGGGTGTGGCCGCCATATTCATTTTAGGTGCAGAGGAAGGCAACCGCGGCGACCTGAGTTATGTGGGTTGGGCCGGCGGCTTAATCTTATTTGCGGGTTTGTTTGATATGCTCGATGGGCAGGTAGCCCGCCTGGGTAATATGAAATCAACCTTTGGAGCTTTATATGACTCTGTGCTCGACCGCTACAGCGAACTGATCATGTTTTTGGGTATATGCTATTACCTGGTTGCCCATCACTATTTTTTAAGCTCTATAGCAGCATTTATTGCTTTAATAGGCTCAATGATGGTAAGTTATGTAAGGGCACGTGCAGAAGGCCTGGGTGTTGAAATTAAAGGTGGCCTGATGCAAAGACCCGAACGTGTAGTAACAATTGGTTTATGTGCAGCTTTGAGTGGTATTGTAGCACAGTATATTGGAGGTAACTATAAATTGTTTATACCAGGCGTTAAGTTTCATGTATTTGAAACCATATCAATATTTACTATACCGCTTGTAATACTTG
This window contains:
- a CDS encoding CDP-alcohol phosphatidyltransferase family protein — encoded protein: MEQQTSIRTNLQLGIYKVIDPFVKILIKVGLTPNAVTSIGFVLNVGVAAIFILGAEEGNRGDLSYVGWAGGLILFAGLFDMLDGQVARLGNMKSTFGALYDSVLDRYSELIMFLGICYYLVAHHYFLSSIAAFIALIGSMMVSYVRARAEGLGVEIKGGLMQRPERVVTIGLCAALSGIVAQYIGGNYKLFIPGVKFHVFETISIFTIPLVILAVLTNITAFNRLREAKKALIAAEKGDFK